The genomic stretch TTTCTCGTACCTCACATTCTTCATCCTTTTCATTGGGTCCTACATTGTTTTCTAGAGAGAGTATTGACTCCTCAATATCCGGTTGTGAGAGTGGATGAATGACATATAAATGCATATTCCCATTATTCAATGCTATGCTTTTCATTCTATTTGTTCCTTCATCATCTTTCAACAAAAGTAGCTCATTAATATCCATTACATCATAATACCACAAACTCTCCACTTTTGTGTATCCTAAATCCTTTAAACCACTAAGAACCTCAAAATAACTCTAGAAATCAGGGTCTACTTCTCAAACCTCTTATAACCCCTGTAATCTAATTTATTAAACTCAACAAATACACCCCATGATGGACAACACACTGAAACTTATTAGTCATGACCTAATTAGACAAAATAACGAAGAAATCAGTCTTTGAAGAAGGTGAAAACaaaaaaaggtttattttttaACATAGTAAACAGATAATCGTACCTTAGAAGAAAACTAGAAATGAACAATGGTGAGATTGTTTATGTATTCGTCTTCTTCGTCGCTCAAAGTATCAAACATAATCTTTTTCTTCGCCGCTACAAGTTTCAGAGTATGAGAAGAGTAGACAAGTGAGCTAAGATTCATATGTGAAAAGTTTCATAGAGAAGAGTGAGCTTTTGTTGGTAAATGAAGAGTTGAAAAATAATATTTCTAAAGTTGAAAATGTTATTCATAAGTTAAATTAAAATAACTGGATTAATAAAATTAGAAAAATTAAACAAATAACCATGTCAAATTTTAAAAATACATTATAACGGTCTTATAGACAATATTTAGCGTTTTTTCTATAAAATTTAACATAAGTGGCTTGTTAGACTAATGGAAGGACTTTAAAGGACTAGAGtgtaatattttttaattaagAAACTAAATCAAAacaataaattaaattaaaagacCAAAAGATAAATTAAACCTTAATATttaaacaaacataattaacttttatatattacATAATATGATTATATAAAATTTACTAATTAAACAATCCTTTATagtattaataataaaaatataattaatatataaAAGTAATAAAAGTTAAATTGCCTGATGAATAAGGGTAAAATGGTCCACACACAATCAAATAGCTGTATGAAAATCTTCTATTTTGGGTATTAAGCCGAATTTACATGTGCTTCATCCCTCTCGTTTTTCCCTTATTAGTATTCTTTCATAGTACTATACTCCATAGCCAGTAATTTGTCTTTACTCTTCCACTCTCCATTctcacaacaactccactctcACACAGCTTTATTCCACAACTGTGCCCTCCCATCACCACACACGAAAAACTCATTAAAACAATCGACAACACAATCACAAAAACTCTCCACATTTTTCAATACTCAAGAACTCTCTACAATGTCACCAAAGCTAGAGAAATCTGAGAAGATGAAAGGAAAAAAGTCGAATGAGGCTGGAAATGAATCAACCAACCTTAACAACCAGGTAAAACAGTTCTTCAACTGATTTTTTTGTTACAAGAGATGAAGcagaaaaaaaaaaagagatattttgaaatttttttggTTCTCAGTTTTGCTAAACCTATTCATGAATGTATATACTTGGTACTCATTTTGTTGCTTTGTATATATGTTCAGCTTGCCTCTGTAGGAAAGAGTTTAAATCGGAATTGCAATAGCCGCCGCATTTTGAGATCCTCTATGAGGCTGGTTGAAACTGAAAAATCATTTTTGCGAGGATGTTTAGAGCCTCATTTGTCTTCTGCCTCTTCTGCCCCTGATGGCATCCAACAACGTGATGTTCTAGCTCAAACCATCAATTCTGTATGAAAtaaatacattttttttatacACATAATATCTATTTTATCTTAGTTTTTCTTGCAATTTTCTGTCAACTTTATCAGCATGTATATGAGTTCTACTTTTCTAACATTCAAGAGAGTAACTATATATATTATGATATATTTGGTGCAGGCATGTCAAGAGATTGAAATTGTTGAAACTCCAAAAGTAGGTGGAGGAGGAGGAATTGAGGAAGAAGATGAGGCTGAATGTTCACCGCCATCACTTAGTCTCAAACTAAGTGAAATGGTTGCCATGGGAGgacatgatgatgatgattcCGAAACACAAAGCCGGCCTGAAGACAATGATAATCCATATCAAGTGAAGCCGGAGTATATGGGGATATTACGAGAAATCATCACCAAGCATGGAGATATTGCTAAGGATTGTCAGGCAAAATCAGTGAAATATCGTGCAATGATGTTGGAGAACATCTGTGAAGTCATATCAGCTTTGGATAACAAAGATATTACAAACTTGAAAGGAGTGGAAAACATGATTGATCAAATCATGGACGTAAAAATCATGAAGGTGGAGGTTGATTGGCTTCTCACGAGGCTAACTGAGATACTTGAGGCAAGACAGGCTTTTAAGGACGGTAGCAAGCTAAAAGAGAAAACAGACAACATTTCGGGATTTATTGAAATTGCTAAAAGTGAATTGAAAGAGTGTGAAGTTGAGAAGAAGGAATTGTCACAGAAGCTTAAGGAAATATGTGATAGAGAGGCTGATTGGAAAGTGAGATTGGATAGAATGCAAGAAGAGTCTGTTACAACAGCTCAAAAAGTCAAAGATGTCACATCTAAAGTTAAACGATTTCTTAAGTGCTCCCTGATCGATGGTTTGCTCTAGTATGTTGCAATTTCATCTCCCTTTTTCTGTTTTCTTCATACTAGTGGTTTTAGGATTGGTTATGTTTAAACTATATTAATTTTAAGACTTCTGTTTCCTGACTCATGCATGACTTAAATAATTACATGTGGATTTTGGTAACAAATGTGTAAGGTTATATCCAATTATAAATTTATGCATGATGATTGAAAATGTTTGCATGAGATGAGTGgtagtatatttatataaaaCTAAGGTGTGAGGGAAAATTAAACTTCTGCATAATAAAGTAAAAAAAAACACTTTAATGAGAATTGAGGTTCTCAAAGCTGAAGATATGTGGAATTCTAAAAAGAATCGACCTATGAAAAATTGTTTCTGTTTCGATAAAACCTCATGCAGGTTTTGTGGCTCTGAACTGTGATGAAGTTGTGACTCTTATGTTCTTTAGgaaccaatttcatgtcattttaaGGACTAATTCTGTGACAGGAATTGACAGTTAAGGGCCAACTTGATATTATTATAAATGGAGGACTGCCTAATGACATATATGAGGGCCGCAACAAATTTATTGAATTTGATCTCATTCAAATGAATTGGTTTAGGAACTTTAGCATCAACAAGTGATGAATGGTCTCACTATACTCTACTACTATACAGGAAAATCATGGAGTAAGAAAGTCACTAAGTTTAATTCTGTCTTGATATTTTATTGTTGATGGAAAGTCTAGTCTTACAAGTCTTTTGTTTTATTATTACAAATATGTCTCTGTGTTTTCTAATAATCAATACACAGATAAGCAATTTTAATTGTATTGAATATTTTAAAGTTAATTTGTTCAAGATATATACGTATATATATTCTTTTGGTTCTTCAACTTCTCTTTCTTTGTCAGAATTGGTGACTAGAATTCAGGAATCAAATGCTTCTGATTACTAAAATTGTTAAAGAGAAAAGAGTGGATATTCGAGGGTTGGTGATGGTAGTACTTAGTAggtgaagaaaaaaataaaataaaaatgtatATAAATATTAGAAAAAAAGATTAATTCTCACCTTATATTAAAAATAAGATACAACTCAAATTTATCAACCATGACACTCTTATTTTAGAAGTGATTTTGTAAGAATTTTTTTTTGGAAGAAAGAAGTCCAAAGAAAAAAATACGTAGCAATTAATTTAAGCGTAAAAATTCTAATACAATTAActaataaaagaaaataaatttaaatagaAATTCACTCATAAAGCATCAAGTTATGATATAGATTACACCCTATGTTGGCAAGTGCATATGCACAAGTATTTGATTCACAATAGGTATGACAAACCCACACCCCCTAATCTAGTTTGAGTAATTGTTGAATTTGTTGTACCAATTGTATTCAAATTGTACTATCCTGCCCAAAATCCAATTGAACAACCACTTTAGAATCTATATGAAGCGCAATAGCTCTAAACTCAAGCTCTTTTGCTAATCTTAATCCTTTTAGCACATCCCAAAGTTCAATAATATATGCACTACAAGACTCCAAAAATCTTCCGAAGCCTCAAAGGCACTCACCCGTACAACCTCTTGAAAAAAACACCGCATCCAGATATCAAGTCATTCTTACTAGCTTCATTCGTGTTCAATCTCACCCAACCCGAAAGAGGACAAATCCACCTTATTTACTTAGTCCCTCGAGTCAACTCCTTCTTACTACCATACAGCTCCGTTGTAAAAAAAACTCATGAGCAACTTTAATAACATGTCGCCACGGAATTCTAGGTCACGAAAAATTCTCATCATGTTGTTCCTTATTCCTCACACCAAAGTGCATAGCAAGAGGTTACCCAAAGTTCCATCCACGCTGGATCTCCAGTAATACCAAAATCATAACACAAATTAATATCCATACACTCCTTAATATTTTTATATTACAAGTAAAAAATAGTCTCTCATATCCAACTTAATCACATTAGTCCAAATAGAAAAAGTCAAAGGGCAATCACTTAAGACATGTATAATGGATTCCACCTCTATTCCATAATAACTATAAAAAAATCCTCCTAGttgcattttatttttcttttcattggtCATTATCTTACCATGATACACCAACCAAATAAAGTCCCTTATTAGTTCAGGGACTTTAAACTTCCATATCAACCTCTAGCTATCCTCGTCATTTTGCCTATCaaaattatatattaatttataACTTGATGAAACAATATACTCACATTTTTTATCATTTGGTCAACAACAAATATCACTCCCATTATTACCATTGGGAGGGAGAATAGCTAATTTTAGTTACCACATTATGAGGAAACAAATGCTTTAAAAGATCCACATTCCATCGATCATGTTGATACAATAAGTCCTCTAAATATTGATAAGAAGTTGTATTGACACCATTTGTATTAATACCCATCAACTCCATACATGTTTCAACCCAACAATGAGACCAAACATCTATATTGACAACACCTCATATAGACCAATACACAAATTGAGCAAACTTAGGCAACAAGTTACCGAGACTCTTCCACAAAATAGGATCATTGGCCTTAATAATCACGTCCTCATAACCAATATTGATACTCAATATTTGCCACGAATAATTTCACAGCAAAGAGATTGTTCATTACTTTGGATGACCCAACCAAGCTTCAAAAGACAAGCATTATTCACAATATCTAACTGTCTAATATCAATCTTCATAAGAACTTTGGTTGTGTAATCATATCCCACTTCATTGAATGAAATCTTCTACGCTTCTCGATATCACCTCAGATAAAAGAATGTTGTAACTTTTGAATATCATGCATAAGGATGTAAACGGATATCCATGAGGACGGATACTATGATATATGTGTCTTCCCCGTTGGATAGATATGATATCCGTATCCGCTCCATATTCGTGCGGATATCCGCTAAACAGATAATCTGCTAAACGGATAACCCGAAGGTTTTAAGATACCCGCAGATATTTACAGATATCTATGAATAATATTTTTttctaaaattattttttgaaaaaaatatttttagctTCTTTGAAAGACACAGAAAGTTATTATCACATGACATCCATACAATTCACTCTCAAATTTACAACAAAATTTCATCACATTAATTTTCTTCTTTTTCACCAAAAACTTAATATCACCAAAAATAAAAAGATATTGCGATTATGAATTATGGTGGCAGAGTGGACGAAGACGGTGTGGGAAGGAAGACATTGGTTGGACAGAGGAATGGCATTACTAGTTGGTTGAGTGGTGGAATTGTTGAAGTGTGGTATGGAGTATTAAAGAAGCTTAAATATGAAATGACCAAATAGTATTTCTTCAaagaaaatttcaaaatttaaaataaatataagAAGACTATCTTTTTTAAAAGATGAAAAAACggaaggagaatagcgatccaaaccgcagcgaaaattaaaaatttctcctttattgatccttacgaatgagaatgatcagtgatagaatcattacctcttgtggcgattgaaacctttgatgcagatctaaggagcgatcatgaacgttgaatggtgacaacgcctctactcattccatacgaacagattccttcagtctcagtgctagctgctacgaatgaaggctttaagtgtgtgtgtgtgtgtgtgtgtgtgtgtgtgtgagagagagagagagagagagagagagagagaga from Lathyrus oleraceus cultivar Zhongwan6 chromosome 7, CAAS_Psat_ZW6_1.0, whole genome shotgun sequence encodes the following:
- the LOC127101677 gene encoding uncharacterized protein LOC127101677 isoform X1: MSPKLEKSEKMKGKKSNEAGNESTNLNNQLASVGKSLNRNCNSRRILRSSMRLVETEKSFLRGCLEPHLSSASSAPDGIQQRDVLAQTINSACQEIEIVETPKVGGGGGIEEEDEAECSPPSLSLKLSEMVAMGGHDDDDSETQSRPEDNDNPYQVKPEYMGILREIITKHGDIAKDCQAKSVKYRAMMLENICEVISALDNKDITNLKGVENMIDQIMDVKIMKVEVDWLLTRLTEILEARQAFKDGSKLKEKTDNISGFIEIAKSELKECEVEKKELSQKLKEICDREADWKVRLDRMQEESVTTAQKVKDVTSKVKRFLKCSLIDGLLY
- the LOC127101677 gene encoding uncharacterized protein LOC127101677 isoform X2, with amino-acid sequence MSPKLEKSEKMKGKKSNEAGNESTNLNNQLASVGKSLNRNCNSRRILRSSMRLVETEKSFLRGCLEPHLSSASSAPDGIQQRDVLAQTINSACQEIEIVETPKVGGGGGIEEEDEAECSPPSLSLKLSEMVAMGGHDDDDSETQSRPEDNDNPYQVKPEYMGILREIITKHGDIAKDCQAKSVKYRAMMLENICEVISALDNKDITNLKGVENMIDQIMDVKIMKVEVDWLLTRLTEILEARQAFKDGSKLKEKTDNISGFIEIAKSELKECEVEKKELSQKLKEICDREADWKVRLDRMQEESVTTAQKVKDVTSKVKRFLKCSLIDGLL